The Mercurialis annua linkage group LG7, ddMerAnnu1.2, whole genome shotgun sequence genome includes the window AGAAGAACCTCCAGCTCAGCAAGAAGAAGAAAGCTGAATCAGTTACAAACAAACTCCAGCTCATTCCAGCTCAGCAACACACAATAGGTGTGTCTGTTAGTATAGCAGTTAAAGTCTGTTAATTAGTTAACAGAGTTAGTTAATTAGATAAGAAACAGAAATATCCGTTAGACAATATAGCCGTTATGTATTTACTATATAAACATCTCTTATAATTCATTTAATGGTTAATGagaattttctctttttgatttcAATACACTCTGAGTTCAGTTTCTAATAGGTGTGTTAAAAAAGGTGGGTTGAAAAGGAGGGTTATATAGCATTATTCCTATTATTTATCGGTTATTGATGACCATATTGACTcggttatcaatttttttttactcgGTTATCagtttgatttataaaaaatgattcAAACTAGTAAGAGCCTTTAATTAATGGAAATGTCTATACACactctataaaaaaataaatttgaatcaATTAATTATGGAATAGAGATCTAGTTGAATGATTCAATAAGATTGAAGACGATGAAAGATGATGCATGTTGTTATAATAGTCGGCAATGACAATAACATATCATCTAATTatagcttttattttatgtatttgccATTCTTGGAATTTTGCATCTATCTCATTCATGTCCCCTTTTCTCCGAATTGACCACCACCTTAATTTCTCTCACAATAAAAATGCTCATTTCAATAACCTCAATATTAAGAGTATAGGACTTTAGAAAAGTCAATATTTTTGTGTTCATAATTatcgatttttattttattttaagcacaaatatttttcaatagttttctagtataattttttttatataaactatgagagatattaaaaaaacgttaatattggaaataatattaacaaaaaaaattaaattccttttttttgtattagttttttttatcattcaaatttctctattattttttagttcTGAAATAAACATTTACCTGTTGAATaatgaattttcaaaattttctaagTTTTACTAGTAAATAATGGAGTCGAgaaattagaaaacaaatctaaacatttaaactaaGTCGACACTTGTGATTATACATAAAagctaataatttatattataatttatagtattactTTTTAAAAGGATGTAGTAGAATATGCAAGGTAATCTTTGACTTCATTCTATTGTTGAACTCCTCTTCTCCCCCTTTTAGCATCATTCGTCTGCTAAATTtggagaaagaaaaaagaaaatagctattttaaaaaagaaattactaAAACAGAAATATATTGTCGGCAATGCCATGGTTATATTTGTTTGATTATTGGCTAAACCCATGTAGAAGCCCTTgtattatatcatttttgttcaaaaagcccttgtactatttttttgttcttcaggttcctgtacttgacaaaattccgattttcaggtccttttgagggactggaggaacaaaaaaattgtaagtagagggactgaaaaaaactaaaaaaggacttgaaaattaaaaattatgtaagtagagggacttgaagaacaaaaaaatagtacaggggctttttgaacaaaaatgatacagtacaagggcctctagatgggtttagccttgATTATTTGGAATTTGTATGAATGGAAAGACATTCAAAAGAGacaataatgtttgcttattgctaattttatgttttaatcaAATGAGACAATAAAGTTAATCTAAATTATGATTCCAACCACTAATTTCTTTTAATGATCATGCTTCTAATTAATTCAAACACGACAAAGAATCATATGCTCATTTGCCTATCAAAATGAGTTCCATTGTTAATCTATTTATGAATTTAACCTTTTCTTCTTTTGGagtatttcataatttattaacaatttatgaatttaaccttttcttcttttggagtatttcaaaattttattcttttcaaggattaattctatataaaatcaccacctttatatgtctttttcattttaatcacattttttaaaaagtgcCAAATAAAATcactatttttcatttttttgcaaatctatcacgaatgtgaaaattcggtgtatctTTATTTActcgacaaccggaatcaacaagaaaagagtaagaggaagtattttgtgtgttaatagggcattagtcagattaaaatatttatttgggaggaaaaagacatcaaattttactcatcgatgatagatttgcaaaaaaataaaaggtggtgattttatttaacacattttaaaggacgtgattaaaatgaaaaaacgtgtaaaggtggtaattttatatggaattaacccctTGAAAAATAAAGACTAATAGGCAGAAAAactactaatttttattttttttaataacaccATGATCTTATAAAACGTTCAATTTaccttattttgtatttttgactattaatagcaccctaaattgaaaaaaaaaatttattaatataaggatgaaaatattcaataaaactAAATGTAAGGGTCATATCATACTTTTCTCTATTTGAACAGATTCATACATGTcatttaacttaaaatataattacaataagtcttaaataaaatagttcaatttgataatttagaGTGTTATTGGaaatcaaaaatacaaaatacggTAAAATTGATTGTTATAAAgtcggggtgctattgacagtcaaaaatataaaataaggtTAAATTGACCGTTTTACAAGttcagggtgttattgaaaaaaatagttttttaattgAGGTGGTGGGTGACGTTTAGGGGTGAAGTGATTTGATTAGATTTAATTGGGTTGGGTttgattcttttaatttttaatttttttttagatcttttggttttttttgtgaGGTGTCAGCTGACGCCTGACatgaggacaaatttttattgGGTCTGACATGAAAAGTCGCCGCCATATCACCTTTTTCTTTACAATCGCCGATTTTAGGTTTAGAGGTTTGGCGAGCACcgccataaaattaaaaaaagtgggtgatcgtttttaaatattaaaagatttaatGATTCACAGACCTAAAAATTAAACTCATAAGTGATTATTAGCTAAAATGTTAATCATTCAAGCTATTCTTCACATCACTTCTACCAAACTATCAAATTATTCACTTTATATATACTACCTTCTCTCACATTAACtacaatattatttaaaaaaagttaatgttataaaaaattcatgaattttacacgttttttcatttcaatcacgcagtttaaattttctcattttcatgcacgaaatATCAGTTATTCTCAAatggcttaatggcaaaaaaaaaactaaacctttacgacttgttgcaattatatccaaaccttttaatttttgcaataatatccaaattgcattattttgtttcaataatatccaaattgcactttttatgtgatttttttttagttttttgccattttttgggacttttactatataattacacatcaaaacataataatagcctaatatcttaattgaaaacaacaaatttagccatcaatttgactattattgctacaaaaaatacaatttggatattattgcaataaaaaaaatgcaatttggatattattgcaaaaattaaaaggtttggatataattgcaacaagttgtaaaggtttgtatttttttataccATTAGGccttctcaaattcatgcacggtgttaAGGTGTCACGACTTCATTGGTGTAactttacaccaatgaatgagtgtcatctcagcaccgtgcatgaatttgaaaaaaaaaatggcagTTTAtgtatgaaaataaaaagatttaaacTGTATATGATTAATATAAAAGAACgtataaaattcgtgattttttttacattaacccttttaaaaaatgaatcTAATACCACTagatcaattttattatttctataaCATAATACCCCTTCAATTCTTCTTATTTTAAAGAGCGCTAAGTATTCGTATGGATCACCAACCACCGATAGTTTTCCCAGAGAATGCTGAGGTCAATCTCAGAGATTATAATAATAAGTTTATAATAGATAAATTATGAATAGAGGATCAATTTACTCtctaaatttagcacaaaatattaaatacacCTAAATTCACAAAACCGGATCAAATCACCTTATAACTATACAAAACCGGATCAGTTTTTCtcttttatcaaaaaaagagaattttttttaaaatattaatcctaattaattttagctaatcttaattaaaacactaattaatcctatttaatataaaatttaattaatataaatttagaggctttttcaacttttttttaattaaggcTAATAATTCTTATATCAACCATAATtcaaattaactctaattaaacccttaaaatactaataaaccATAAACTAATAcaaattctaaaattaattatccaCCTCTGCCCAACTTATCACTGTCGGTAAAAAATTCCAGCCACCCCTTTTGCCGAAGCAGACCCATCTTAGGAAAAAGGGTGGCTGAGAaggcagacccagatgggtcttcTCCTTCATCGGAGACAGCAGACCATCTGGGTCTGCCTTCATCGGAGACGGCAGATCCAGATGGGTATATCTTCTCCTTCATCGAACCCATCCGGGTCTGTCTTTTTCTTCATCGGAGACGGCATACCCATCTACCTCTGTCTTCTTTTTCATTGTAGATGGCAGACCCATCTGTATCTGCCTTCTCGATGAAGGAGAAGACAGACCCAGATAGGTCTGCTCCTTCATGAAGCAGACTCAGATGGGTCTGTTGAGGTggtcaaaaaaaaatcatgccGACAGTCGGTAGGCTGACGGTTAGTATGAAGGGGTTTGCTGGAATTTTAATGGGgcaaagttaaaaataattattgtttttttaattaaaaaatcataaggttttttaaattttaaaattctaaagaaataatatatttttaaaaataattaaatgttagttttataaataaaataaatattaaagactattttaagtttttaaccatttaaaaccaCCTAAAACCAtataaaaccggagagtgtgttTACTCTTCAGGGTGATAGTGGGGAAAAagatatttgataaatttttgcaTAGTTGTAGGGTGATTTGATCCACTTTTGcaaatttagatttatttgatatttcattGGGGGGGGAGTGGTTTGATCCTTTACTCGATTAATTATTGTTAGAAATTACATGTAATCTAACCAAAATACATTGTAATAAAGAGTTGCAAATGTTCTCAAGTTAGATCCGGTTGATCCTTTACTCGATTAATTATTGTTAGAAATTACATTTAATCTAACCAAAAATACATTGTAATAAAGAGTTGCAAATGTTGTCAAGATAGATCCGGGCATTGAATTACTTAAAGCATGCAGAGAATAAAGGATTTAAGAATCAACCGGAATTCAACTGAAATTGAATCGAttaaaaatagttaataatttttaataactatatATGCGATTTTATGAGAAATAAATACTTTATATGATCAAATATAGAATTGTATactacatattaaaaaaatattttattaaaatagtttaGTTTAAAGCTTCAAACAATTTCTATACAAAATCATTTCGTTAAGAATGAGTAAATATCTGGATTTATAGAGAAAAAGTTAGATTAAATCAAATAATGGAAGAAATCCATCACACCAGTAATTCGGACCGGATTATCCGGATCAAATGAATAATCGGATGGgtatttttttttgccaaagataaattatgatttttaaagtcTCAATTTGTCAGTTGTTGGTTACGGGTGCAGGATTCGAACCCATGACCTGTTGATGCATTTGGAGACGCCTCGACCATCCAAATTAGGCCTACACTGGCTATTTTAGGATGGGTTAAACGGGTTTAAACGTATTTGTCAAAAGGAGGATTTTAAGGGAAATTTAGCTCAGCTAAGACCTTGTTTTCTGATTTTCCAGTTGAACCGGCCGAACCAGGTCGGATTTAACAACAATGgtttcaaattcaaacattctgcacaaaataaaaagaaaattacaatctgatttaatttaatttatatttggcatgtgATGCTAATATATCCTTGTAGATTGGTGTTGGCTTAGTTAAGCCATTAAGTTGCAGGTGCCACATGGTAGACCCATTTCCTTCTGTTATTCACTTTGTTTGATCTTTATAATCAcagctaatattttttttttcttcaaaaaaatcatAGCTAAAAGAATGAACAATTATTGTTAGTCCactcaattttgattttataatttcatGAATTTTAATTCTCatctctatatttttataaaattgcaAGAAAAAGGAAATAAGATGGAATTTTAGTATTTCGAGCatattttgaattattgttgAATTGGAGCTGTCACAGTCAAACTGTATTCAATTATGCCCTGCATAAGAAATTGATTTCATGTGAAATGTTTATTACATATCATTATTTTGAGGTTTTCTAGCTACCAATTAGTACTTGATTTATTACATTAAATCCAAATTGAAGATAAAATTTCTGAAATATGAAGCATTTATTCGTTTATAAGTTTAGCTGGCAATTTTTGTTGTTTTGCTGCAAATTATGGGATTGATGATGGGAACCAAGAAACAACGGAAAGAAAACGGACAATGACCGGAGTTAAATGATGAGTGTACCTTTAGTTTGAATCGAATCAACCGAACTGAATTAAAATCGAACAAAGAATCAAGCTCGTCTCTCAACTTGTAACTTAGCGTCAAATAACTCACTTTTTATCACTTGATCGATTAAGGAtaatattcttaatttttagatcaattaaggACAAATTTATACGATATAAACAAATTTTGAGACTAGAATGATCTAGTTTTATCGACCTAAAAATAGAGCGTTTTCTCTCAATTTATCAAATGATTGAGAGTAAGTTATATAATTCTAAGTCATAATTTCAGGTACCGGAACGACCCTTTACCCAAAGAGTACATCATACAAAAAATATTGCTCACTTGATCTCTTGATCAATTGCCAATTCTTGTGAATTGATTacagaaaaaagaaaagtcaaTTAAGGAAGAACATCCAACTTATGAAGTAGAATTTATGTTgacaaaatgttttttttatttttattttggttatgaAAATGAGGTAAATGAAGAGATATGGTAATGGTTAGGCATGTTGAATGGACCACAATTACAGGAACCTCAACTCCATTCAATATGCCCACATTATTCCCATTTCATGGATTTGGATTGTTGCCTATGCCATACTCAATCTCTTCAATTTTCCATTTCAATCTGAATCCTGTGTTTTTCATCAATAACCACCGCATTGCTTACGTGAACCCATCAATTTTACAATTGGGATTGAGTGTCTATAGACCAAACCGAATAgataaatttgatttggttaaagtaaaaaaattggtaaaaatgCATATTTGAATTCCTATATTATCACACATTTTTAAATTGGCtccctttatttttatttgtcaagATTGAGTCCCTAtacttttagttttataaatattaaattcatttGTTGGGTGTGCTCTACGCACCATTAGTGCGATTTGGATAATAAACTTATtcattctttaattaattttattgaacTTAATCCTACACTTTCATATTTTTGCTGAAATAAGTTCGTCAGTGGTATATTTTCGGTCTAACTTGACATTATTAACACTTTTTGACTGAACgacctaatattttaaaaaactaaaaatacaaGGACTTATAATATGTAAATTATAGTGGatccaataaaaaatataattatataggaACCTAAATATgcattttgccaaaaaaaatatttaattgccGACTCTCTTACCTACCCAAAAGGCGAAAAGTGTGATAATGTAACTGGATCCCGTTCAAATTGAATGGACACTCCAACTTACTAGTGCTATCATCGTACGATTTGGCCATTCTCTCAACTACCCAAAAAAGGAAAAGTGTAAGAATTGAAGTAAAATGCATGCAGACTCTGTATTTATGCGCAAACAAATCTATtacaagaagaaaaagaaggcaaaaaaacaaaaatttatagcAAGGCTTATGGCATGTTTATTCACATCGGCCGACGCATAAACCGGAGCATAGAAATTTCAGAGACAAGAATTTACACGGCAAATTGCACAGATAAAATACCGGGAACAGTTGTAGAATTTACATTTCCCTCAACTTCATCATGAATCATGCTGTATGTGTGAGATTAACAGCTCTATTCAGTCTCTCAAGAATTCCATTAGCTTTTCTTTTGGCTCTTGCAGTGCCGTCTCGCACCAGTTTTGTGATTGTTCCATACGTATTCTCCTCTTCCCTTATCGTCTTCCACTTGCTTCGATCGTTGAAACATATCGTGTGAAGGATGGCTATGCAGTTTTCTTTGTTGCGGTCGCAGTTGCTATCCCTGATAATTCGGAGCAAGCAGGGAACAGCTCCGAGCTCGCCCATTTCTTCGATAGCTTTCTGATGAGTGGAAAGAATTGCAAGTATAGCTAATAACTCATCGACAAGCCTACCGTCCATGATCTTCTTTAGAATCACCCTCACTGCCCCGTCCCTCACAGCTCTTGCCTTGTTTTCATGGTCGAAACATAGGGTAAAAATTGCAGATGCGACGTCTTTCATGGCTAACGGATGTCCTTCATCTAGAAGGTCTATAAGTGGTTTTAAGGCACCTGATTTCCCGATAAGTGGCTTGTTGGAATCAAGGGCAGATAATGTGAAAAGGGCTGCAGCTGCGTTCGATCTTGTTTCAATAGTTCCAGACCTTAATGCTTCCATGAGCAGAGGAATTACAGTAGGGGTTTCTGCGACTAGCTTCTTGTTGTTGTCATGGATAGAAAGATTTAAAAGGGTGGTGATAACATCTTCTTGAAGATCAGGGTGTACCCCGTTTCCAGACTTGCTAGACGATAGAGGATTGAGCAGTAGTGAAATAGCATCGACAGACTCGCCAAATAGTGCACGAAATGATGGCATCCTCTTTGTCAACCTCCGAAGCTCCTTTGCAGCTTCTCTTTGCTGAGGAAGTTCCAAGGACATTTTCTCAAGCAAGGATAAAAATTGATCAAGATCAGCTTCCGATATTCCTTCTTCATTGGCGTAGCGAACAGGATCCGGCAACTCTAACCCCCGATTCTTACACCACTGTGATATCATTTCCCTGATCAAATGATTTGGAGTCAGGAGTGTATGTGACAGGACTTGCTGAGTGAGAGGGCATGTTAGATTGCCTGCTTTTAACCATTTCTGAATAAAAGGTCTATCATAAGTCTGCACAAAGAGACAGAAAATACACAAATCAGGACAAACATTATAATAACCATAGCACACCAGAAAAATTCTTTCCCTGAATGGTTTAGAGACAATAGAAACATATATAAACTTTCACATTGATCTAATATACCAAGATCTATAAAAGCTTTAAAACTGAAAAACATAACAAACACAGAAAGACATAATAAACACATCAACAATCTGAATAACACCAAATTTCAATCGGTCGTGAGAACTGCCAACTTCTCGTAGTTTCGGAAACTATGTAGCACACAAACAGAAACGCTGAAATGGGAAATGCAGACGTTTCCGAGCAACATTGTCCAAATATAGTACAAACATCAAAACATTTGCATTTTACCAACCACTACCATTCAAATTAATGGCAATAAAAAGGCTGAACACAATCAAATACCCTAAACTACCCAACATTACATCTCACAGGCGTAAGGAGAATCTCTTAACTCACTGTTTGGTTCCATAGAAAAACAGAGGGATAAGAACAGAATGAACAAGAAATTGAAGTTTTCAAGAGACCCAGTTGACTAAAATAACTCAAATCAATCTGACAGAAGCACAAAGAGAAGAAAATCAAGATTAAAGGGTTCGCAATTTAAAGAAATCTCCATACAAAACAAAGTCAAATTATCAATACAAAACAAACCGCATTTCCATGTAAAAATAATGAATCTTCATTCATAATTCACCTCAAAACTCTACAAGATTAAGAACTCCAGCAACTTAATTGAACAAACCATATCACCAAACACTCCAAAGATGAAAAATTTGAGTCATAACTCCTCAATTTTACTTCAAAATTCtacaaacataaaaattaaaaccacCCTATAATCTAAAACTTCAAGAAGcaacaaaatttcaaacaaaaGAATCATAATTCAAAATTAAGACCACCCAATTACATTTTCTCAAGCCAAACCAAGAAATCCAAGAAACAAAATTCTCTTCAAAAACCAAGAATCAAGAACAACCAACCTGACCAGTAGCCAAAATAACAGGATCTTTCATCAATTCCTTAGACAAGGGACACTTAAACTCATCAGGACAAGACACCACAGTTTTGTCTCTAAACTTAAGAGACAAAGATCTCTTCTTTATCTTCATCTCTCTCAAAGCAGACAGCGTTTCTCTAGCCTCATCAATTCTTTCTAAACTGTAATCTTCTTCATCAACTATAAATTTAACTAACTTTTCCAATTCCTTCTTCAATTCTGTTGCTTTCGCCATGACCGTTGGATCAGAATTGCACACGCTGGTTTTGGCCATGGAAGTGAAACAAGATGGAGAAGAAGTGAAGGAAACGACAAGTGGGTAGTGCGTTTTATGTGTGATTTTTAGAGTAAGGGACTGAAATGGTGAAACAGAGAATGAGAATTAGAGAGAGAATGCTCTGtttcattctttttattttattattttgggtttttgacaaaaaatatcTTATTTTAGGTTTGTAGTTTTATGAACTGGGTGAGGAGTAGGGAGTAGGCTTACTAGtagtattaataaaataatatgaaaggTTAAATGTATGtgtatatttcttttaaaagtaaaataaaaaaaaaacttcctaTATAAGACACTTCTCATTCATCACTCACAATACTTGGATAAGGAAAAACAATATTAGTAAATTatgctgattttttttatttatgatttatggttaaaagtttgttttaaatattttaattactcaaaaataatattttatttttaaattaattaaagataaaattatattctCTCTGTTTCTATGTGATTGCACTTGAACAGTGGCTAAGGTTTTATGTGCGTGAGGCCGGACTTCGACCCCGACTCTCCGCAGCTCGCTATTTGGctgatttaaaaattgaattaaaaatgtGTATTAATTAATTCCTGCTAACCTCCggtaataattaatcaaatgcaattttatctttgataaaaaaaatataattattttttagaaaaatattaattcattattttaataaattgtagtttttacaattaatttttttattatgcttGTTCAAAGTTCATTATTTATTGGCACTTTCTCAATAAAGTGCGGTActcataatatttaatataaatttaataatttttttttataaaattatactatttaaattatatacaaaTAGTAAAATAGACAATTAATTTAGAATGGAGGGAGTACAATATGAATAAGTATAAATCAGAATTATctaaatcttatttttaatcaaattataagtaagaaatattttttcaatattatgTTCTATTGATCAAgatagttaaaaataaattatttaatttcaaaatataaatttaaaaaacgaGTTGATCTTTTGTTCATAAAAATGTGTCATTGTAACAATTgacttcaatatttttttttttttttgataattggaggaggggggagcgcttgtggaagcaattgaacccacgaccttaacAGTTTGCtgtccagcgcttataccatttgagctacagctcgttggttcaatattgttttttcaatttggaaGTATAACTAAAAATAGTGAGGAGATGCAATAGAAAAAAATGAGGATCAAAATAGAAGCTTATAAACAGAAGTTGTGAGAGACATTCATGAGGATAAAGGGAAAAACAACTTTGGACATGTAATTTTGGACAAAATATGTGAGGCTCTTTCTTAATTTTAGTAaatgaattaataataataaactgaaattataataaaactaTCTTTAGATATTAGAGTctattaaattctattaatttatttatggaGTATTTTTAGAATGTCTTGAGAAACTTATTTTGtcagaaataataaaaatcattataaaatttaaatcattttatttttaattttatttgattattaagTTGGAAAGATCAAGAAACACAAATTAGACAATTGACCTTTTAAAATGAATAGATTGAATTacgaattaattaattttttgatataaattaactttataatttttaaaaatatatttacaaataaatataaatatatttagttcactttaatattatttttaagctatttatgTCTAATgaataagtaaataaatttattttaaaattaaattaaattaaatcaaattgaatGAAATAATGAATtagattttataataaaaattatttccattttcggaaattttaaattttgtgtaCAATTATAATATCATTGATGGCTTGGCAAAATAATAATGTTTAGT containing:
- the LOC126656253 gene encoding U-box domain-containing protein 9, whose amino-acid sequence is MAKTSVCNSDPTVMAKATELKKELEKLVKFIVDEEDYSLERIDEARETLSALREMKIKKRSLSLKFRDKTVVSCPDEFKCPLSKELMKDPVILATGQTYDRPFIQKWLKAGNLTCPLTQQVLSHTLLTPNHLIREMISQWCKNRGLELPDPVRYANEEGISEADLDQFLSLLEKMSLELPQQREAAKELRRLTKRMPSFRALFGESVDAISLLLNPLSSSKSGNGVHPDLQEDVITTLLNLSIHDNNKKLVAETPTVIPLLMEALRSGTIETRSNAAAALFTLSALDSNKPLIGKSGALKPLIDLLDEGHPLAMKDVASAIFTLCFDHENKARAVRDGAVRVILKKIMDGRLVDELLAILAILSTHQKAIEEMGELGAVPCLLRIIRDSNCDRNKENCIAILHTICFNDRSKWKTIREEENTYGTITKLVRDGTARAKRKANGILERLNRAVNLTHTA